The following are encoded in a window of Kitasatospora fiedleri genomic DNA:
- a CDS encoding ATP-binding protein, giving the protein MFEPVPTVVRAVRRLIGKCCVEIGIDPDIPVVLASELATNVVRHVGTPFRVTFVALEGRPVWIEVQDGSLELPRPRAAGPDDLGGRGFELIEALAAKWHTDRDIGQGTKIVCVTLKGEEEDGSGDGNHVDTACAEGQHGPPAGQSDLRRGFVPRAVAAARPA; this is encoded by the coding sequence GTGTTCGAACCGGTCCCCACCGTGGTTCGGGCGGTCCGCAGGCTCATCGGGAAGTGCTGTGTCGAGATCGGTATCGACCCGGACATTCCGGTGGTCCTCGCCAGCGAGCTGGCCACGAACGTGGTCCGCCACGTCGGGACGCCGTTCAGGGTCACGTTCGTGGCCCTGGAAGGCCGGCCGGTGTGGATCGAGGTACAGGACGGTTCCCTGGAGCTGCCCCGGCCCCGCGCCGCTGGCCCGGACGACCTCGGAGGCCGGGGCTTCGAGCTGATCGAGGCCCTGGCGGCGAAGTGGCACACCGATCGGGACATCGGCCAGGGCACCAAGATCGTCTGCGTCACACTCAAGGGGGAAGAGGAAGATGGGTCCGGCGACGGGAATCACGTCGATACAGCCTGTGCCGAAGGACAGCACGGACCTCCGGCAGGGCAGTCGGATCTACGTCGAGGCTTTGTCCCCCGAGCAGTTGCAGCAGCTCGGCCGGCCTGA
- a CDS encoding albusnodin/ikarugamycin family macrolactam cyclase produces the protein MGTPLPLGATRLHPQSTVWRDGMSVTQLHVAEGGPPRRLFVLGLSGARPAELKALVAGPLPADLAWRWPGAYAVVTETEQETLIFTDPAAAQPVYLTRFGSGWAWSSSARLLAGLTRAPVDARRLVTAVFTPMVPALVAGRSYFSEVEQLPPGARIRLAPGAAPQITNLWLPQPSPDRDLAGRLRSELEKAVGLGLGDAPFSTDLSGGLDSSSVTLLAARQAPDDVCVHAVTVHPEGDESGADLRFARLVADSMPGRIEHHLLTAQREHLPYTGITQVPAADEPAPSTMAWAGLLRQLEWMAERFDTRLHLTGDGGDSVCAQPPVHIADLARHRQIRAALDQAAGWARLRHLPLLDILRQAVISARISRADALSALAEQIGQDPSPAAGTIRWFPAVQLPAWAGVEALPLVRGEIERVAAAPDPLIGLDAGPRAVIDEVREVARTAQADAALAEDIGIQLRNPFLDASVVNSVVRAPIEARPPVYAYKPRLVRAMGDLLPSALAARNTKGSFNADFYTGRRENLDDLLGLADGFLAALGLVEPQALRRVLKQAAMGMPVPMGILDRMLAVEAWLLSLDREPDPQWVAVQEGVDRG, from the coding sequence ATGGGCACACCGCTCCCGTTGGGGGCGACACGGCTGCATCCGCAGTCGACCGTGTGGAGGGACGGTATGTCTGTCACCCAGCTCCACGTGGCGGAGGGTGGTCCGCCCCGCCGACTATTCGTCCTGGGGCTGAGTGGTGCGCGGCCCGCGGAGTTGAAGGCGTTGGTCGCAGGACCGCTGCCGGCCGATCTGGCTTGGCGGTGGCCGGGAGCCTACGCGGTGGTGACCGAAACCGAGCAGGAGACCTTGATCTTCACCGACCCTGCCGCAGCGCAGCCGGTCTACCTCACCCGGTTCGGCTCGGGGTGGGCTTGGTCGTCGTCGGCGCGGCTCCTCGCCGGACTCACGCGAGCCCCGGTCGATGCACGAAGGCTCGTGACTGCGGTGTTCACGCCGATGGTCCCCGCTCTCGTTGCGGGTCGGTCGTACTTCTCGGAGGTTGAGCAACTGCCCCCGGGCGCTCGCATCCGCCTTGCTCCGGGTGCCGCACCCCAGATCACGAACCTCTGGCTTCCGCAGCCGTCCCCCGACCGCGACCTGGCCGGGCGCCTTCGGTCCGAGCTGGAGAAGGCCGTGGGCCTGGGCCTGGGCGACGCTCCGTTCAGCACCGACCTGTCGGGCGGGCTGGACTCCTCGTCCGTCACGCTCCTCGCTGCCCGCCAGGCACCCGACGACGTGTGCGTGCACGCCGTGACGGTTCACCCCGAAGGGGACGAGTCGGGGGCCGACCTCCGGTTCGCCCGTCTCGTGGCGGACTCGATGCCGGGCAGGATCGAGCACCACCTTCTAACTGCGCAACGTGAACACCTGCCCTACACCGGGATCACCCAGGTGCCGGCCGCTGATGAGCCTGCACCGTCCACCATGGCCTGGGCCGGGCTGCTCCGGCAGTTGGAATGGATGGCCGAGCGGTTCGACACCCGGCTTCACCTGACTGGCGACGGCGGAGATAGCGTCTGCGCACAGCCGCCGGTCCACATCGCGGATCTGGCCCGACACCGGCAGATCCGGGCCGCTCTCGACCAGGCCGCGGGCTGGGCCCGCCTCCGGCATCTGCCACTCCTGGACATCCTCCGGCAGGCGGTCATCTCGGCCCGGATCTCCCGAGCCGACGCACTGTCCGCACTCGCCGAGCAGATCGGCCAGGACCCGTCTCCGGCGGCCGGCACTATCCGCTGGTTCCCGGCCGTACAGCTCCCGGCGTGGGCCGGTGTTGAGGCCCTTCCACTCGTACGGGGTGAGATTGAGCGGGTGGCCGCCGCTCCAGACCCTCTCATCGGGCTCGACGCCGGGCCGCGCGCTGTCATAGACGAAGTGCGCGAGGTGGCCCGGACGGCGCAGGCGGATGCCGCGCTGGCCGAAGACATCGGTATCCAGCTTCGGAACCCGTTCCTGGACGCCAGCGTGGTCAACAGCGTGGTGCGCGCCCCCATCGAAGCCCGGCCGCCCGTGTACGCCTACAAGCCGCGACTGGTGCGGGCGATGGGTGACCTGCTGCCGTCCGCGCTGGCAGCGAGGAACACGAAGGGCTCGTTCAACGCGGACTTCTACACCGGTCGGCGGGAGAACCTGGATGATCTGCTCGGACTGGCGGACGGGTTCCTCGCCGCGCTCGGCCTGGTCGAGCCCCAGGCCCTTCGCCGCGTGCTGAAGCAGGCCGCCATGGGTATGCCCGTGCCGATGGGGATTCTGGATCGCATGCTCGCCGTCGAAGCTTGGCTTCTGTCCCTGGACCGCGAGCCGGACCCGCAGTGGGTTGCGGTGCAAGAGGGGGTGGACCGTGGCTAA